The bacterium region GGCGTACCAGGCGCTGCTGTTGACCGGTTTCTGGTCCGAGCCCCGCACGAAGTTGTCGATGCCGTGCACCTCGGGCCTGACGCCCGTGCAGATGCTCGCCCAGAGCAGCGGCGACTTCTCGAGGGGATAGAAGGTCTTCATGCGGCCCGAGGCCGACTCGGCCATGAAGCGCTGCAGGTGGGGCAGCCGTCCGGCCTCGACCATGGGCCGCCACAGGGCCCAGTCGGCCGAATCGACGCCAATGACCACGAGCTTGCGCGCCTCGGGATCCGGCGCGCTCTCGCCGCCGCAGCCCGACCACGCCCCCGCCATCGCGGCCAGCAGCACGGCGGCCGCGGCCTTCCTCCCCATCGTTCCCCACGCCGACATGGTCATCCTTCCGGTCTGGAGGGGCGGCTACAGCGAGACCCGCAGCAGGTCCTTCAGCGCCAGGCCGCCCACGAGCGAGAAGATCATGAACGCCACGAGCCACGGCAGGCCCACGCCCAGGTAGGCCACTTCGCGTGTGGGCAGGAGCAGCGTCGCGTCGGCCACCGGGCCGCCGGACGGCAGCACGGGTGCCCCGGGAAAGAGCAGGCCGTGCAGCCAGTCGCTCCGGCTCGACTCGCCCACCGGCCGCAGCCCCCCGCCCACCGGCAACGTGCGGCCCACGAGTTCGGCATCGCCGCGCCGCACCACCAGGGGCAGGTCGCCCTCCCGGTCGACCCGCAGCCGCCAGGCGAGTTCGCCCGCCCCGTGGTCGCGCACCGGGCCGGCCGTCACCGTGACCCCCTCCGGCACGTCGAGGCGCACGTCCGCCAGGTCGGCCGCCGCGCCGTCGGCCAGGGTGACCGTGAACACGGTCTCCTCGCCGGGTGCCAGCGGCCGGTGGCTGTAGCGCGCGTCGAGCTGGCCGAGGGTGAGCAGCATCGGGATCGTCAGGGCCACCAGGGCGGGCAGCGTCAGCGAGAGGTAGCGCAGGTTCGCCCGCGCCAGGTCGCCCTGGATGCGGGCCACGACGCGCAGGTGGTCCGGGTACAGACCCATCTCGTAGATGTGGCCGAACAGCCGGTCGCGGACGCGTTCGAGGGTGCGCTGGGGCGTGACCGCCTTGAAGAGCAGCAGCGCCCAGACGGCCGTCAGCACGGACACCACGGCCAGGGCCACGGCGGGACGTCCGGCCAGGGGGCCGATCACGAGATCGAACAGGCGGGTCATGGCTGTATTGAGGGCACCCATGTCGTCCTACGAGATGTAGCCGAGGCCCTGCATGCGTTTGCGGATCTCCTCTTCGGAGTCGCCGCCCTCCTCGAACTTGCCGATCTCCCGCTCGAGCACGTGCTGCACGAACTCCTCGGTGCTGCTGTAGCCGGCGATGCGCGCCGCGCGCTCCACCTTGGCCAGCAGGTCCTTGTCGATCTTGATCTTGTTTCCGCCGCCGAACATCGCGGCACCTCCTTCGCTGGTCCGGCCCGACGGCCGGACGCGTCCTAGCGCGGGCTGAACAGGTCGCCGCCCACCATTTCCGGGGGCACCGGCACCCCGAAGAGCTTCAGGATCGTGGGCGCCATGTCGACCAGCGCCGGCTCCGACCGCGCGATGGGCCGGTTCGCCAGCAGCACGCCGGGCACCTCGTCCGCGGCGATGCAGTGGTCGCCGCTCCACTTGAGCATGTTGTCCTCGAACACCGTGGGCATGATGCGGCCGAGGGCCGACTCGTTGCTGCCCCGCCAGCCGGCGTAGTAGCCCACGACCATGTCGGGACCGGCGTTGCGCAGGTCCCCATGATACACCTCGTCGGCCAGGTCGGCCCGCTTGACGGCGCGGCGGCCGTCCAGCGGATCGACCACCGCCTCGAGCTTCGCCTTGATCTCGGCGAGCAGCGCGCGGCGGGCCTCCTCGCCCTGCACCGAGCCCTGCTGCTCGCGCCCGGCCAGGTTCACGTACAGGCCGTTGATGCCGATGGCGTAGGCTTTCGTGCGCCACCAGTCGACCCCGTTCAGCATCTGCACGTCGCCCGGGGCGACGCCTTCCTGCAGCGCCAGGTAGCCGTTCTCGTAGAGCCAGGTGTTCAGGTGGAAGGCCCGGTTCCACGGCGCGAAGCCGTGGTCGGACATGATCATCACCGTGGCGTCGGGCCCGGCCTTGGCCATGGCCAGGCCCAGCGCCGCGTCGAGTTCCTCGTACACGTGGCGGATGCGCAGCGCATGGGCCGGGTCGGCGTCGGCGTGGGTGGGCGACGCCGCGTCCATGTTGCGCCACATCATGTGGCAGGTCTGGTCGGGCGAGTTGAAGTAGAAGAAGAGCAGGCCGCTGTCGAGGGCGGCGAAGCGGTCGAGTTCGGCCCCGAGCTGGGCCAGGCGCTCGTGAAGCACCAGACCGCTCTGCTGCACGTAGCCCTCGTCGTCGAAGAAGCCGTTCTCCAGGGCGCTCGTGTCGTCGGGCAGGCCCTGCGTGTAGAAGAGGCCCGTGTCGTCGGCGATCTCGCGGCTGTAGCTCTCCGGGGTCGAGATGGGCATGGCCGGCTCGACCGGATCGATCTGCACCGGCGTCACGTAGAGGCGCAGGTGCGGCGCGGCCTCGATCAGGTAGAAGCGGCAGATGCCGCGCACGCCCTTCAGCAGCGGGATCATCTCGAACTCGACCGTGACCCAGTCGCTCCACTCGCCCTCGTTGAGCACGACCTCGGCGTCCCCCACGCTGAGCCACACCGCGCGGGTGCTCCGGTCGACCCGGCCCGTGACGTCGACCTTCGCCTCGGGGTCGCCGTCGCGGTAGCTGTTGGGCGGGCCGAGCAGGTCGGCCACGAAGCGTCCCTTCTCCAGATACACCGAGACGACGCGCCCGCCGCCCAGGTCGCGGTTCACCGGCGGGTCGTCGGTGATCATGGTCGAGATGCCGTAGTTGCCGGTGATGTCGGGCGTGCCCATGCCCGACAGCGAGCGCGCCTCGCACTCGACCGGCGGGAAGTTGCTCGGCACCTTGAAGATGGTCACGTCGACGCCGGCATCGCTGAGCAGCTCCCAGAAGGCCGTCCCCTTGCGGAGGTTGCGCACCTCGGCGCTCCCGCGCGGCAGCTTCCAGTCGCCCAGCCGCCAGAAGCGCGTCGGCCCCTTGGCCTCGCTGGCCGAGAAGAACGGCAGCAGGGTCTGCGGATCGCGGTGGATGAAGTCGAAGATGCCGTGGCCGCCCGGATCGCGGCCGGTGATGAAGTTCGACCACGCCACCGGCGACTGCGGCGGCGTCGAGGTGGCGAAGGGCGTCACGGCCCCCCCGCCCTTCACGAAGCGGTCGAAGTTGGGCATGGCCCCCTCGTCGCGGAACCGCTGCAGCAGCACCGGGTCCATGCCGTCGAAGCCGATGACCAGGACCTTGGGACCGTCGGCGGCGGTCGCGACGCCGGCGACGACGGCCAGCAGCAGGATCAGCAGCGCGCGCTTCACACCTCCACCTCCGCGGTCGCCGGCGCGGCGACGGGTTCGAAGATGCTGCGCCCCACCATGTGCGGCGGTCGCGGCAGCCCGAGCAGGTCGAGCACGGTGGGCGCCATGTCCACCAGCCAGGGCTTCGGGTTGTCGAACTTCACCGTGGAGAAGACGACCCCCGGCACCTGGCGCGGATCCATGCAGTGGTCGCCCGACCAGCTGCGCGTGTTGTCGCTGATGACGGTCGACGAGACGGCCCCCACCGCCGCATCCCAGTCGGTGCGGTAGTCGGGCTTGTAGCCCACGATCACGTCGGGGCCGTTGGCCCGGTACGGTCCGGCGTAGATGTCCTCGCTGGCCCACAGCTCGGTGATGGCCTCGGTGCCCCCGCATTCCGGGTCGGGCAGGCCCCGCAACTTGTCGTTGATCTCGCACTTCAGGGCGTATGCCTCGCCGGGCTCGACGCAGCCGTCGCGCTCCCGTCCCCGGATGTTCAGGTAGTATCCGGCCAGGCCGCTGGTGTAGGCCCGGGTGCGCTTCCAGTCGATCTCGGGCACCTCGTGGCGCCGGCCGGCCGGCACCTCCGGCAGCGGCCCGCTGTCCGGATCGCCCTTCAGGAAGAGGTAGCCGTTGGCGCGGAACCACGTGTTCAGGTTCACGCCGCGCTTGAACGACTTGAAGCCGTGGTCGGAGCAGATGAGCAGCACGTCGCCCTTCTTCATGCGCGCCTGCACCTCCCCCACCAGCTTGTCGGCGCGCTCGTAGAGGTCGCGGATGGCGTGCTTGTGGATCTCGGTGTCCTTGCCCCGGTTGGCCGGATGGTCGGCGTCGAGGTAGCGGAAGAACATGTGCTGCACGCGATCGGTGGTGTCGAAGACGATGGCGATGGCGCCGTCGGGCTGGTGGTCCATGGCGTGGAAGAGCTGGCGCCGGCGCTCGGCGAAGAAGCCCCAGGCCTGGTCGAGGAAGGCCTGCTCGTCGATGACCCGCTCGTTCAGCGCCCAGGTGTCCTCGGCCAGACCCAGCGTGGCGAAGCTGCCGTGCAGCCGCGCGAGGGCCATGCTCAGGTGGGGCGGGTTGCTGATGGGCATGGCCGGCTGCCGCGGGTCGATGTGCAGCGGCGTGACGTAGAACGAGAACCCCGGCGCGAAGGTCGTGACCCGCACCTTGCAGATGCCGTGGGCCTTGGCCCGGCCGCCGCCGAAAGTGACCGGGATCCACTCCGAGTACTCGTTGGCCCCGAGCACGAACGTCTCGCCGGCGAGATGGAAGGTCGCCTGTCGCTTCGTGCGGTCGACCTTGACCCGGATCGGCACCGTCAGCGAGCCGTCGCCGTCGGGCGCGTCCGGCCCGATCAGTTCGGCGGTGAAGGCCTCGGTGCCCGCGGGCGTCAGTTCGAGCCGCACGCCGCCGATGGTCTGACGATCGGCCCGCTCGCCGTCGTCGGCCGGCCCGTGGCCGGGCTCGGTGTAGTGCGAGAACGTGCCCTGGGTGCCGCGCAGGTCGGGCACGCACATGGCCGACAGCATCTTGCCGCCGAACCTGTCCGGCGGGAAAGTGATGGGAATGCGCAGGATCGAACTGGCCAGGCCGGCCTCGGCGAGGGTCTTCCAGAAGGGCTTGCTCCGCTTCAGCAGTTCGAACCGGTGGCCGCCGCCGGGCAGGTGGATCGGCCCGATCTTCCGCGGCGGCGTCCGGTTCAGGCGCGTCGAGGAGAGGATGGGCAGGTGGGTGGCCATGTCGCGGTTCAGGAAGTCGAAGATGTTGTGGCCCGACGGATCGGTGCCCGTGCCGAAGGTCGACCATCCCACCGGCGACATGGCCGGCCAGGTGGTGCCCAGGGGCCGGAAGGTGCCCTCCTGGCGCAGGCGGTCGAGGTTCGGCAGCCGCCCCTGGTTCCAGTAGCGCCGACAGAGGTTCGGATCGAGGCCGTCGAGCCCCAGCACGATGACCCGCCGCGCCCGCGCACCCCGGCGCCGCCCCCGGCCCTTCACCGCCCGCACCACCAGGCGCACGGGCCAGATCAGGACCGCCAGGAAGGCCAGCAGGATGCCGGCCAGGGCGAAGAGGAAGGATCCGCCGAGGGCGAAGCCCGCCCCCGGCCCGATATAGGCCGGCGGGGACGACAACGCACCGAAGTGCGCCATGGCAGACGGGAGACCGGACACATCGAACATGGATCTGGATGCGGCTTTCAGGTGGGAGTGTTCGGGTTGTCTTCGCGCGTGGCCCAGGCCCCATGATTTTAACCGAGATGGGCCCCGGAAGCAACCGGCCCGGCCCGGATCCGGTCAACGGAAACGGGATTTCAGCGTCCCCCAGCACGGCCCCGGAGCCCCCACCGGGCAGCCCGGATCGTTCACCCGCACCACCGCGGCCACCTCGATCCCCTCCAGCACGAAGCGGCAGTCGCGCACCAGGGAGTTCCCGGCGACGATCTCCAGGACGGCCGGATCGGGTCCGGCCACGCGGGCATCCTGGCTGAAGACATGGGTCCAGTCCGCGGGGCAGCCGGTGACGATGACGTTCCACTCGAGGGTGCCGTCGGCGAAAGGCGTGGCGATCAGCTCGCTGGCGGCCGCGGTCAGACGGGGGCGGCCGACGAGGGTCACGGTCGGCGGGATGCGCAGGCGGAAGGTGGCGTAGGCCAGTCCCTGGCCGGCCGCCGGGGCGGCGAAGGCCTCCCAGGTGAACAGCTCGCCCGGCGCCACGGTCACACACACGGCCGTGCGCGCCGGATCGGCCCACAGCCCGAGCCGGCAGGCGTCGGCCCGGACGCCGACGGCCGCGGCGAGCACGGCGATGATCACGAGCCCCTCCGCGAGGCGGTCTTGCTGCAGGACGGCCACGTCATCCCTCCTGGTGCGGAGGTGCCCCTCCCCGGCCCACTCAAGCGGCCCGCGGGGCGGCTGTCAAGTCCGTGCCCCGGCTGCGCCCCGGGACGCCGCCCTTGCGCGGCGCAGCGTCCTACTTGACGAGGGTCACGGCCCGGGTCCAGTGCCGATCGGCCGCCGCCAGGCGCACGAAGTACACGCCGGCCGCCACGGGGCGGTCCCGGCCGTCGCGGCCCCGCCAGACCGCCTCGTGCTCCCCGGCCGCCATCTCGGCGGCGACGAGCCGGCGCACCAGGCGCCCCCCCACGTCGTAGATCGCCAGATCGACCGGCCCGGGGCGCGCCGTCGCGAAGCGGATCCGGGTCGCCGGGTTGAACGGGTTCGGAGCCACGGCGGTCAGGCCCGCCCGCAGCCGCGGCGTGTCGGTCGGGTCCTCGCCGGGCACCGCCGCCGGGGTCGGCCCGACCACCGTCAGCACCTGCCCCGGTGCGATGCCGGTGCGGATCGAGACGCGGCCGTCCGGCCAGGTGATCCGCAGCGAGTCGACCATCGTGGCGGCGCCGAGCCCGAAGTGGGCCACCATCTCGTCGCGGCTGAGCCAGCCGCCGCCGCTGCCCAGGACCCGCACCTGGTCCGGACCGGTGTCGGGCCGCAGCCAGACCTTCACGCCCGCGGTGGCGCCGCCGCCGCCGTAGGCCCGGGGCCGCACCCGCAGCCAGGCGTGGCCCGCGGACAGATTGTTGCGGTAGAGCCGGACGGTGCCGGAGCGGTCGGCCACCGCCAGGTCCAGGTCGCCGTCGTTGTCGAAATCGGCCCACGCGGCGCCGGTGCTGCTGTCGGACGCCGCGAGACCCGGCTCGCCGACGTCGACGAACCGGTCGGACCCGTCGTTGCGCAGCAGCTGGTCGCGCGCGCCGCACCGGCTGAGGAAGACGTCCAGGTCGCCGTCGTTGTCGTAGTCGCCCCAGATGCCGCTGCGCCCGGGCGCCGTGCCGTACAGCGCCCCCGGCGTCACGGCCACGAACGAGCCGGCGCCCACCTGGCGCAGGAGCCGCGTCGCCCCGTCGGCGTTCACCAGGAGCAAATCGGCCCGCCCGTCGTTGCTGTAGTCCGCCCAGGCCGCGCTGCGCGCCCGGCCCGCGTCGTTGGCCAGGACGTTGGCGACGTTGCTGAAGCCCCCGGCCAGATTGTGCAGGAGACGGTTGGCGGCCCCGTCGGCCAGCAGGTACAGGTCCAGGCGGCCGTCGTTGTCGTAGTCGACCCAGCTCGCCCCGCTCCAGGGCGCCTCCCAGACGAGTCCCCGCGCCGCCGACACGTCGCTGAACGAGCCGCCGCCCGCCGTCTGGTGCAGCAGCACGCAGGTGGTGTCCGGACGCACGAGCAGCAGGTCGGGCAGGGCGTCGCCCGACGCCTCGCCCCACGCGGCCGACACGCTGGTCAGGCTGTCGGGCAGGGCCGGCGCACCCGCCGTCGCGAGGGCGCCGGCGGCGTAGATGGCGAGCACGTCGCCCGCCGCGCCGCCGCTCGCGTAGAGGTCGGGATCCCCGTCGCCGTCGATGTCCTCCCAGGCGGCCGCCGTCGCGCCCGCGGTGGGGCCGTCGGCGCCGTCGCCGAAGCGGTTGAACAGCCCCACGCCGCTGCCCAGGAGCAGGTCGTCCGGGCCGTTCTCCCGGCCCACGTGCAGATCGACCAGGCCGTCGCCGTTGTAGTCGAGCCAGGTGACGCCGCACGCGGCGCCCGCGCCCGACGGCAGGCCGACCGCCAGCTCGCCGAACACGGCGGGGGCGTCGCAGCCCGCGTCGAAGGCCCCCATGGGCAGCCCGTTGCCGGCGTTGTACGACACGCACGGCGAGTCGCCGCGCAGGTGGAAGTCGCCGGCCCCGCGGTCGCAGTAGAGCGGATCGACCGAGAGGTTCCCGCTCGACGTGCTCTGGCCCGCCAGCCCGCCGACCCAGTTCCCCTCGGCATTGCCGTGGACGTTTGTCCAGACCGCGGCGGCCGAAGCCATGTCGAAGCTGTTCAGGGCCGTCCGGTTGCCGTTGGTGATCTGGCAGTTGGCCAGGTCCAGGTGCGAGTTCCCCTCCAGTTCGATGCAGGCCCGGTCGCCTGCGCTGTTGTTGCCGTCGAAGGTGGTGCCGGTGACGGCGACCGCGCACGAGTCGGGCAGGTACAGGCTCGACGCCCGCTGGCCCCAGTTGGCGCGGAACAGGCAGTCGGCGAAGGTCGCCTCGCTCGCCCGCAGGGCGAAGCCGCCGGCGAACGAGCGTCCCTCGTTGGCGCGGATCTCGCAGCCCGTGAAGGTGGGCGCGCCCCCGTCGATCCAGCCGGCGGCGCCGCGGCCGGCGTGGTTGGCCGTGAAGACCACGTTCTCGATGCGCGGCGAGGCGTCGGTGATGTGCAGGGCGCCGCCGTCGTCGGCCACGTCCGCGTTGCGGATGGTCAGGTCGCGCAGGACGGCGAAGCGGGTCTCGCCACGGGCGAAGACCACGCCGCGATGGGGCTCGAGGGCCGAGCCGCCGCAGTCGATCACCACGGCGGCGGGGTCGGCGGCGTTCCCCCGCACCACGACGCCCTTGCCCAGGTAGTCCAGGTCGCGGTTGCCGGCGCCGGTGAACACGCCGTCGGCCAGGGCCACGGTGTCGGCGTCGGCGGCCGCGTTCAGCGCGTCCTGGATGGTGGCATGGTCGCCCGCGCCGTCGGGACGGACCACGTGGGTCACGGCGCCCAGGCCGCAGCTGACGGGCCGGGCCCCGATGACGCCGCAGTCGCCGCCCGGGGCGCAGGGGCTCGTGGCGTACAGGCCCACGTCGCCGAAGAGCGGGTTGCAGAAGAGGGGATCGGCCGAGAGGTTGCCGTCCACGGCGGCGAGCCCGGCCAGGAAGTCGGACCAGTCGGCGCCGTTGTCCCAGATGTCGGTGCACGAGATGTCCGGCACGGGATCGGCGGTGTTGTTGCGGGACAGCGCGGCCGCGCTGCCGCCCGCGATGATCGTGCGGGTGATGACGGGCTGGACCGTCGCGTAGTGGACCGCCGGACCGGTGCTGCGGAAGATCGTCACGCCGTCCAGCTCCAGTTCCGAACCCGTCGCCCGCACCGCGGCGCCGATGTTGCCGGTGCTGCAGTCGAGGAAGACGCAGTCGGTCAGGCGGGTGCCTCCGGACGCGACGTTCACGCCGCCCCCGGCGAACGAGGCCTCGCAGCTGTCGAAGACGCAGTTGGCGAAGACCGGCGTCGCGGCGTACGCGAAGACGGCGCCGCCGCTGCCGAAGGGATCGACCGCCTTGCCGCGGCGGAAGGTCACGTCCGCGATGCGCGTCGTGTCGGCGAAGCTGCGCAGCTCGAGACAGCGGCCGAGTCGCCCGGCGTCGAGCACCACGTCGGCCGGATCGCCCGTGGCCCCGCGCAGGTGGATCCCGTTGCGGAGGATGGCGATGTGGGCGACGCCGTTCCCGTTCAGCTCGGTGCAGTCGCTGTAGGTGCCTGCCGCCAGGACGACCACGTCGCCGGCCACGGCCGAGTCGACGGCGGCCTGGATGGTGGCGGCCTCGGCCGGCACGTGCCAGTCGCGCGCCACGACCCGGCGGGGAGCGGCTCCGCAGGTCCCGACGAGGGCCGCCGCGACCAGAAATCCAACGCGCACTGACACGAATCGCGACATCGTCGCCTCCCGCCCGTTGCAGGCTGCCCGGCCACCTGCGCCACAAACCGTGTGTTCGCAGGGGCCTACCGGGACGCCACGCCGGTGGCCGCGGTGCGCGGCCCCGGTGGCGTCGGAATCTTACGGGAATTCTGCAAGCGGGAGACCAGATCGGAGCCGGCGGGGGCCGGCGGAAGGTCAGGAGCCGTTTCCGGTCGTCGTCAACGACGCCACGTACGCCTTGTCGTCGCGCAGGATGTGGGAGGTCAGCCAGTACTTGAGGAACTCCTGCACCTCGGACGAGACCCGGCGTCCCTCGCTGAACTCGAACTGGAAGCGTTCGATCTTCTGCAGGAGCTGGCGGTGCTGCGCCTGGTGCGCCTTGAGACCGGGATAGTCGGCCGTGGCCAGCAGCCGCTCCTCGTCGGCGAAATGCTCCTGGGTGTATCCGATGAGTTCGTTGAGGATCTCGTTCATGACGCGGGAACCGCGCCCCTTGCGCATGGCCTCGTCGAACTTGTTGACGATGTCCACGAGCCGCTGGTGCTGGGCGTCGATGTGGCTGTCGCCGATGATGAACTCGTCGCTCCACTTGATGAGGGACATCTGCGGATCCGCTCCCGGTCGGTGGTCGTCGTGTCGGCCGGCCGCGACGCGACCGCCCGGGGCCGGCGCCGCCCCCGGTGCCCGTCCCGCTTCTGGTATCGGGCGGTTTTAACATTTGTTAACTCGAAATGCCGAAACCCGGGGCCCGGAAATGCTGTATTGGGCAGCGAAACCACGCTGCTACCCGTTTCCCGACCGGAAAGGACCCCTCCCATGCATCGTCATCTCCCCACTCCGAACATCATCCGCCGGGCGGCCCTGCTGGCCGGCGGCCTTCTGCTGTGCGCCGGCGGCGCCGCCGCCGCCTCGTCCCACGGCTACCTGGGCGTCACGCTGCAGGACATCAACAGCAGCATGGCCAAGGCCCTGCAGCTCGAGGACGGCGTCGGTGTGCTGGTTCTCGAGCTCGTCGACGACGGCCCGGCCGAGAAGGCGGGGCTGGCCGAAGGCGACGTCGTGCTCGCCTTCGACGGCGAGGAGATCAACGAGGACCACACCCTGACCCGCGCCGTGCGCGCCACCGAGCCCGGACAGACGGTGAAGATCGAGATCCAGCGCGACGGCCGGCGGCGCACGATCGAGGTCGAAATGGGCGAGGCGAAGAGCAACCGCCGTTCTTTCGCCTGGAGCAGCGACGGGGACGGTCCCGACGTCCGCTTCTACGGCGAGGGCGAAGGCGACGGCAACCACGTCTTCGTGTTTCCCGACGGCAAGGGCGAGAACGTCTGGTTCGGCGACGGCGACATGAAGAAGCTGCACCTCGACGCCCTCGGCATCGCGGCCAACCGCGGCTACCTGGGCGTCGAGCTCGGCGACCTGAACGAGCAGCTCGGCGAGTACTTCGGCGTCGCCGACGGGGAAGGCGCCCTGGTCAACGCCGTGCGCGACGACACCCCTGCCGCCGCGGCGGGCCTGCGCGCGGGCGACGTCATCGTGGCCATCGACGGCGACGACATCGAGGACGCCGGCGACGTGCACGCCGCCATGGCCGAACACGAGCCGGGCGACGAGATCGAAGTGGCCTACGTCCGCAAGGGCGATCGCGGGACGACGAAGATCACCCTGGCCGAGATGCCCGAGGGCTCGTACAGCTTCCGCGTCGGCCGGGCGCCCCGCTTCGAGCACCACTTCGCGCCCGACGTCGACATCGCCTTCCCCGAGGGCTTCGACCACGACATCCACGTCGTGGCGCCCAAGGGCCACGGCGTGAACCGCCGCGTGCTGCGCATCGAGGACGACGACATGGACGAACTGCGCGCCGAGCTCGACAAGCTGCGCGCCGAACTCAAGGACCTGAAGGACGACCTGAAGAAGTAGGACCCCACCGGCATGGAGGCGCGGGGCCGGCGGCCGACAGGGCCGCCGGCCCCGTTTTCGTGCGCACCGGACGGGCCGGCGTCGCCGTCAGCCGGCCAGCCGCGCCAGCAACGGCGGTCCGAGCACCAGCAGGCCCACCCCGGCGGCGGCGACCGCGGCCAGGAGCACCGCGCCGGCCAGGACGTCCTTCACGCGGCCGTAGCGGACGTCGTGGTCCGGGCAGAGGATGTCGACGAGCATCTCGCCCGCCGTGTTCACCAGTTCGAGGGAAAGCACGAACCCCATGCAGGCCAGCACCAGCGCCGCGCGCGGCGCCGCCAGGCCCACCCACCACGTCAGGCCGGCCACCGCCGCGGCGATCACCAGCATGACCCGGAAATTGCGGCCATGGGAACCGAGGGCGACGCCCCGCGCCGCGTGGACGAATCCGCGCAGGAATGCCGTCATGGCACGACCTCCACCAGGCGATCGGCCGGGGCCAGGCCCGGCTCCGTGAAGAGCAGCCAGGTGCGCACGGGCCGGTCGGGATACAGGCGCGCCACGGCGTCGCGGTAGCAGCGGAGCTGGGGCGTGTAGTGGCGCACGAGATTCCCCTTCACCTCGGCATCGCCGCCGAAGCGATTGGTCTTGTAGTCGACGATGTCCACCCCGGCGGGGCCCACGACCAGGCGGTCGATGACGCCGGTGAGCCGAGTCTCGGGCCGCTCGTCGTCGCCCGCCTCGAGCCGCGCGAGGACCGGCACCTCGCACAGGCCGCGGCCGCCGGCGTCGCCGGGCCGCAGCAGGTGGGCCAGGGCCGGATCGTCCCAGACGCCGCGGGCCTCGGCGTGATGGGGCGTGTCCCCCGGCGGCAGGGCGCCCTGCTCGGCGGCGAGTTGCAGCAGCAGGTGCACGCGCTCTCCCCGCTCGGTCGGATCGAGCTCGTCGTCGCGGCCCGTCGTGCCCGCCGACAGGCGGGTGTCGTCGTCCTCGTCGGCCGGCGCCAGGCCCGACGGCGTCACGAGGCGCAGCCGCTCCCGGGAGGTCGGCGGGTCCCACGCCCGGACGGCGGCCGCGGCGGACGGACCCGCCCCGGGAGTCGCCGTCGAAGCCGCGGTCGGCGCCGGGGGACGCGTCACGCCCGCGGGGTCGGCGGTCGACACGTGGTCGCCGCAGGCCCCGGCGGCGGCGGCCTCCGCCATGGTCCGCAGCGGCGAGCCCGCGTTGTCGGCCCGGCGGTTGGCGCCGCCGAGCACGTAGAGCCGGTCGCGGGCACGCGTGAGGGCCACGTAGAGCAGGTTGGCGTCCTCGGCGTCGGCGCGTTGCCGGGCCGCCGTCGCCACGTCCTGCAGCGGATCGGTGGGCCAGCGCACAGCCTCGGGCAGCACGAAGCCCTGCCGGTAGGCCGACGTGACGCCGAAGAGCAGCGGCGTGTCCGGGGAGTCCGGGTGCAGGCGGGCCCGGCTGCTTTCGCGGCCGGACGGACGGTCGGCGTCGACCAGCAGCACCACCGGCGCCTCGAGCCCCTTCGCCCCGTGGATCGTCAGGAAGCGCACCCGCCCGTCGCCCCCCGCGCGCGGCAGCGCCCCCTCGTCCTGGCCGCCGCGTCCGGCGGCGGCTTCGAGCACCTCGACCAGACGCTGCACCGTGGGTGTGCCCACGACCTCCGGACCGAGGGCCACGTCGGTCAGGCGCAGCAGGTTGTAGCGGGCCTGCTCACCGCCGGCCGCCGCGTAGCGGGCGAGGGCGTCGGCCTCGCGGAAGATCCGGCGCAGCAGGTCGTGCACCGCCTCGCGGCCGGCGTGGCGCCGCCAGGACCCGAGCCGTTCGACCGCCGGGGCGAAGGCCGGATCGGCGGCCCGATCCCGCAGGGCCGACCACAGCCCCCGGGGCGTGCGGAAGCGGCCGGGCGCGTCGCCGGCGCGGAAGAGATCGCGGGCGGCGAGCGCCCGCTGAAGGTCGGTTTCGGCGAGACGGAGCAGCGGACTG contains the following coding sequences:
- a CDS encoding alkaline phosphatase family protein, with product MKRALLILLLAVVAGVATAADGPKVLVIGFDGMDPVLLQRFRDEGAMPNFDRFVKGGGAVTPFATSTPPQSPVAWSNFITGRDPGGHGIFDFIHRDPQTLLPFFSASEAKGPTRFWRLGDWKLPRGSAEVRNLRKGTAFWELLSDAGVDVTIFKVPSNFPPVECEARSLSGMGTPDITGNYGISTMITDDPPVNRDLGGGRVVSVYLEKGRFVADLLGPPNSYRDGDPEAKVDVTGRVDRSTRAVWLSVGDAEVVLNEGEWSDWVTVEFEMIPLLKGVRGICRFYLIEAAPHLRLYVTPVQIDPVEPAMPISTPESYSREIADDTGLFYTQGLPDDTSALENGFFDDEGYVQQSGLVLHERLAQLGAELDRFAALDSGLLFFYFNSPDQTCHMMWRNMDAASPTHADADPAHALRIRHVYEELDAALGLAMAKAGPDATVMIMSDHGFAPWNRAFHLNTWLYENGYLALQEGVAPGDVQMLNGVDWWRTKAYAIGINGLYVNLAGREQQGSVQGEEARRALLAEIKAKLEAVVDPLDGRRAVKRADLADEVYHGDLRNAGPDMVVGYYAGWRGSNESALGRIMPTVFEDNMLKWSGDHCIAADEVPGVLLANRPIARSEPALVDMAPTILKLFGVPVPPEMVGGDLFSPR
- a CDS encoding alkaline phosphatase family protein, which encodes MFDVSGLPSAMAHFGALSSPPAYIGPGAGFALGGSFLFALAGILLAFLAVLIWPVRLVVRAVKGRGRRRGARARRVIVLGLDGLDPNLCRRYWNQGRLPNLDRLRQEGTFRPLGTTWPAMSPVGWSTFGTGTDPSGHNIFDFLNRDMATHLPILSSTRLNRTPPRKIGPIHLPGGGHRFELLKRSKPFWKTLAEAGLASSILRIPITFPPDRFGGKMLSAMCVPDLRGTQGTFSHYTEPGHGPADDGERADRQTIGGVRLELTPAGTEAFTAELIGPDAPDGDGSLTVPIRVKVDRTKRQATFHLAGETFVLGANEYSEWIPVTFGGGRAKAHGICKVRVTTFAPGFSFYVTPLHIDPRQPAMPISNPPHLSMALARLHGSFATLGLAEDTWALNERVIDEQAFLDQAWGFFAERRRQLFHAMDHQPDGAIAIVFDTTDRVQHMFFRYLDADHPANRGKDTEIHKHAIRDLYERADKLVGEVQARMKKGDVLLICSDHGFKSFKRGVNLNTWFRANGYLFLKGDPDSGPLPEVPAGRRHEVPEIDWKRTRAYTSGLAGYYLNIRGRERDGCVEPGEAYALKCEINDKLRGLPDPECGGTEAITELWASEDIYAGPYRANGPDVIVGYKPDYRTDWDAAVGAVSSTVISDNTRSWSGDHCMDPRQVPGVVFSTVKFDNPKPWLVDMAPTVLDLLGLPRPPHMVGRSIFEPVAAPATAEVEV